One genomic segment of Paenibacillus durus includes these proteins:
- the mfd gene encoding transcription-repair coupling factor — MLQGLIEAFSKDSDFQSVTRGIAAGMKEQLISGLSGSARQIMLAALHEETSRPILIVTHNMFSAQKIADDLQEALSPDRVLLYPANELVAAETAVSSPETVAQRIEVLNKCSRGFRGIVVAPYSGVRRLLPAPQAMAAAQIIVSQDGSIQLEHFLNTMIEMGYERVERVENRGELSVRGGILDFYPMNTELAYRVELFDDEIDSIRTFDPSDQRSIDKVRSVTITPAKEIIAGKAQLEAAADKASIMLERQMEKTTDRQAKIRLHEEIGREIEHLREGTYFSEIYKYISLLYPERSHLYDYMERDTLLILDEPARLLETAKQLERDESEWNLHLLQNGKTLPDLHLSVDSDTVMYQRPFQSVFMSIFLRQVPHVQPQNIVGFISRSMQDFHGQMNVLKSEMERWHKSGVQVVMLAGSEDRMERIRRVLLDYGIEEPAIVQGSLGSGFELPSVHLAVISEGELFSQKQRKARKTSKNMDNAERIKSYTELKIGDYVVHQNHGIGKYMGIGTLEVSGIHRDYMHIMYAGGDKLSVPIEQIDLIQKYVGSEDKEPKIYKLGGNEWTRVTNKVRSSVQDIADDLIKLYAERQSAPGYGFDKDTPEQQEFEEMFPYEETRDQVRAIGEIKKDMEQNRPMDRLLCGDVGYGKTEVAIRAAFKAAIEGKQVAVLVPTTILAQQHYETFRERFSSYPINIQVLSRFRSRKEQNETIKGVRQGTVDIVIGTHRLLSQDLVFKDLGLLIVDEEQRFGVTHKEKLKKLKTNVDVLTLTATPIPRTLHMSMLGVRDLSVIETPPENRFPVQTYVVEYSQTLVREAVERELGRGGQVYYLYNRVQGIQEMASQIQMLVPEARVGIGHGQMSESELEKTILDFLDGEYDVLVSTSIIETGVDIPNVNTLIVHDADKMGLSQLYQLRGRVGRSNRIAYAYFTYQRDKVLTEVAEKRLQSIKEFTELGSGFKIAMRDLSIRGAGNLLGAEQHGFIASVGFDLYSQMLAEEIRKRKVSVLGEEDHSLKEGNTVIDLAIDAYLPSEYIYDSVQKIEIYKKVASVSTFEDAAELEDELLDRFGELPEAVVNLLSVARLKIYGKMFGIDSLNRRGDEVLLNFYEDRIALIDTGKLAKIGKGFERRVQFDKDAKAAIRIKTKDLDDKELLGLLERFLEEVKPSFKSKGELHNAVK; from the coding sequence TTGTTACAAGGTCTTATTGAGGCTTTTTCCAAAGATTCCGATTTTCAGTCGGTAACCCGAGGCATCGCCGCCGGAATGAAAGAGCAGCTGATCTCCGGATTATCCGGTTCAGCCAGGCAGATTATGCTGGCCGCGCTTCACGAGGAGACATCCCGCCCTATATTAATCGTGACGCACAACATGTTTTCGGCACAAAAAATTGCCGATGATCTACAGGAAGCGCTTTCTCCAGATCGGGTACTGCTGTATCCTGCCAATGAATTGGTCGCAGCCGAAACGGCCGTATCCAGTCCGGAGACGGTTGCTCAGCGTATCGAGGTGCTGAACAAATGCTCGCGGGGCTTCCGCGGCATTGTGGTCGCGCCTTATTCTGGCGTTCGCCGGCTGCTGCCCGCGCCGCAGGCTATGGCGGCAGCTCAGATAATCGTCTCCCAGGACGGGAGCATCCAGCTTGAACATTTCTTGAACACGATGATCGAAATGGGTTACGAGCGCGTCGAACGGGTGGAGAACCGCGGTGAACTCAGCGTTCGCGGCGGCATTCTCGATTTCTATCCCATGAATACCGAACTGGCATACCGGGTGGAGCTGTTCGACGACGAGATCGACTCCATCCGGACATTCGATCCGTCCGATCAGCGCTCCATCGACAAGGTTCGGAGCGTGACCATTACGCCTGCCAAAGAAATCATCGCGGGTAAGGCGCAGCTGGAGGCTGCGGCGGACAAGGCGTCGATCATGCTGGAGCGCCAAATGGAGAAGACGACCGACCGGCAGGCTAAAATACGTCTGCACGAGGAAATCGGCCGGGAGATTGAACATTTGCGCGAAGGAACTTATTTTTCCGAGATTTATAAATATATTTCGCTGCTTTATCCGGAACGCTCGCATCTATACGATTATATGGAGCGGGATACCCTGTTGATTCTCGACGAACCGGCCCGTCTGCTGGAAACGGCCAAGCAGCTGGAACGTGACGAATCGGAATGGAACCTTCATCTGCTGCAGAACGGGAAGACGCTGCCTGACCTGCATTTGTCCGTCGACAGCGACACGGTCATGTACCAACGTCCTTTTCAAAGCGTGTTCATGTCCATCTTTCTGCGCCAGGTACCGCATGTTCAGCCGCAGAATATTGTCGGCTTTATCAGCCGGAGCATGCAGGATTTCCATGGGCAGATGAATGTGCTGAAATCGGAAATGGAGCGCTGGCATAAGTCCGGCGTCCAAGTCGTCATGCTCGCCGGCAGCGAGGACCGCATGGAGCGGATTCGCCGGGTGCTGCTCGACTATGGGATTGAAGAACCGGCCATTGTCCAAGGGAGCTTGGGGTCGGGCTTTGAACTGCCTTCTGTTCATCTTGCGGTCATATCGGAAGGCGAGCTGTTCTCACAGAAGCAGCGCAAAGCGCGTAAAACGTCCAAAAATATGGACAACGCGGAGCGCATCAAAAGCTATACCGAGCTGAAAATCGGCGATTACGTCGTTCATCAGAATCACGGCATCGGCAAATATATGGGCATCGGCACGTTGGAAGTCAGCGGCATCCACCGTGATTACATGCACATTATGTATGCCGGCGGCGACAAGCTCTCGGTGCCGATTGAGCAAATTGATCTTATTCAGAAGTATGTCGGTTCGGAAGACAAGGAGCCGAAAATATACAAGCTTGGCGGGAATGAATGGACACGGGTAACGAATAAGGTCCGTTCTTCGGTGCAGGATATTGCGGATGACCTGATCAAGCTGTATGCTGAACGGCAGAGCGCTCCGGGCTATGGATTTGATAAAGACACGCCGGAGCAGCAGGAATTTGAGGAAATGTTCCCTTACGAAGAGACGCGCGACCAGGTTCGGGCCATCGGCGAAATCAAGAAGGACATGGAGCAGAACCGCCCCATGGACCGGCTGCTCTGCGGCGATGTCGGCTACGGCAAGACCGAAGTAGCGATCCGCGCTGCCTTTAAGGCGGCGATCGAGGGCAAGCAGGTAGCGGTGCTGGTGCCGACAACGATACTCGCCCAGCAGCATTACGAGACGTTCCGGGAACGCTTCTCCTCGTATCCGATCAACATTCAGGTGCTCAGCCGTTTCCGCAGCCGCAAGGAGCAGAACGAGACGATCAAGGGTGTCCGGCAGGGAACAGTGGACATTGTAATCGGTACACACCGGCTGCTGTCCCAGGATCTTGTGTTCAAGGATCTTGGTCTTCTTATTGTCGATGAGGAGCAGCGTTTCGGCGTTACGCATAAGGAGAAATTGAAGAAGCTGAAGACCAATGTGGACGTGCTCACCCTGACGGCGACGCCGATCCCCCGCACCCTGCATATGTCCATGCTGGGCGTTCGTGATCTGTCGGTTATTGAGACGCCGCCGGAGAACCGCTTTCCTGTGCAAACCTATGTTGTTGAATACAGCCAGACGCTCGTACGTGAAGCGGTGGAACGCGAGCTTGGGCGCGGCGGACAGGTCTATTACCTGTACAACCGGGTGCAGGGCATCCAGGAAATGGCGTCCCAGATTCAGATGCTCGTTCCCGAGGCTCGGGTCGGTATCGGACATGGCCAGATGTCGGAATCGGAGCTGGAGAAGACGATTCTCGATTTCCTGGACGGCGAGTATGACGTGCTGGTAAGCACCAGCATTATCGAGACCGGCGTGGATATTCCGAACGTCAATACGCTCATCGTGCATGACGCGGACAAAATGGGCCTATCCCAGCTGTACCAGCTGCGCGGCCGGGTCGGACGGTCCAACCGGATCGCATATGCCTATTTTACTTACCAGCGCGATAAAGTGCTGACCGAGGTGGCCGAGAAGCGTCTGCAGTCGATCAAGGAGTTCACGGAGCTTGGGTCCGGCTTCAAAATCGCTATGCGCGATCTTTCGATCCGGGGCGCTGGCAATCTGCTGGGTGCGGAGCAGCACGGATTCATCGCATCGGTGGGCTTTGATCTGTACTCGCAAATGCTCGCGGAGGAAATCCGCAAGCGAAAGGTCAGCGTCCTGGGCGAGGAAGACCATTCTCTAAAAGAAGGAAATACTGTCATTGATTTGGCAATTGACGCGTACCTGCCTTCCGAGTATATTTACGACAGTGTGCAAAAGATTGAAATCTATAAGAAGGTGGCGTCGGTCTCTACTTTCGAGGATGCGGCAGAGCTGGAAGACGAGCTTCTCGACCGGTTCGGCGAGCTTCCCGAGGCGGTCGTCAATCTTTTATCCGTGGCGCGGCTTAAAATATACGGTAAAATGTTCGGGATTGACTCCTTGAACCGGCGCGGCGACGAAGTGCTGCTGAATTTTTACGAGGACCGGATAGCATTGATCGATACAGGCAAGCTCGCCAAGATTGGAAAAGGCTTTGAAAGACGTGTACAATTTGATAAGGACGCCAAAGCGGCTATTCGCATAAAGACCAAAGACCTTGACGATAAGGAACTGCTTGGCTTGCTTGAGCGATTCCTGGAAGAAGTCAAGCCGTCTTTTAAATCGAAGGGAGAATTACACAATGCGGTCAAGTAA
- a CDS encoding peptidylprolyl isomerase: MRSSKSWKVLFVSLTAALSFSMLAGCSSNNKNGDEDNSKAIATYKGGAVTQKEFDTDVKVMKFLSPEQAQYLELDGFKETVLKQEVAFEYLAGQASDKAEEEAKKQADKQLDTYKQGLGDTYASSLKEQGITEDQIHSYMVRVLTVYQDMLLKVTDNEVKKQFEATKGDFTVATLRHVLVGFTDANKKERSKEDALKRAKEVQAKLKGGADFAAVAKEYSDDPGSKDSGGLYADKTLGTYVEEFKKAAQTLPLNTISDPVETTYGYHIMKVESRTEKTFDKLTDEEKETLKSTLASNKLQEFMEKDLGGIIEKIDLPKSSASPAASAGASPNASAPAAPPSAK; this comes from the coding sequence ATGCGGTCAAGTAAATCATGGAAGGTGCTGTTTGTCTCGTTGACGGCGGCCCTTTCATTCTCCATGCTTGCAGGGTGCAGCAGCAATAATAAGAACGGCGATGAAGATAACAGCAAGGCTATTGCCACTTACAAAGGCGGGGCGGTAACGCAGAAGGAATTCGACACCGATGTGAAGGTGATGAAATTCCTCTCGCCGGAACAGGCGCAGTACCTGGAGCTGGATGGTTTTAAAGAGACGGTCCTCAAGCAGGAAGTTGCTTTCGAATATTTGGCCGGACAAGCTTCCGATAAGGCAGAAGAAGAAGCGAAAAAGCAGGCGGATAAGCAGCTTGATACCTATAAGCAGGGACTTGGCGATACCTATGCAAGCTCGCTAAAGGAACAGGGCATTACGGAGGATCAAATCCACAGCTATATGGTACGCGTGCTGACGGTGTATCAGGACATGCTGCTTAAAGTGACGGACAATGAAGTCAAGAAGCAGTTTGAAGCGACAAAGGGAGACTTCACGGTCGCTACGCTGCGCCATGTGCTGGTTGGCTTTACCGACGCTAACAAGAAAGAGCGCAGTAAAGAGGACGCGCTGAAGCGTGCCAAAGAAGTGCAGGCGAAGCTGAAAGGCGGAGCCGACTTCGCGGCAGTAGCCAAGGAGTACTCGGATGATCCCGGTTCCAAGGATAGCGGCGGACTGTATGCTGACAAGACGCTCGGAACCTATGTGGAAGAGTTCAAAAAAGCCGCTCAGACGCTGCCGCTGAACACGATCAGCGATCCGGTCGAGACGACTTACGGCTACCATATCATGAAGGTGGAGTCACGGACGGAGAAGACATTCGACAAATTGACGGACGAAGAGAAGGAAACGCTCAAGAGCACGCTTGCTTCGAACAAGCTGCAGGAGTTCATGGAGAAGGACCTGGGTGGCATTATTGAAAAAATCGATCTGCCGAAGAGCAGTGCCTCTCCGGCTGCGAGCGCAGGGGCTTCTCCAAACGCATCTGCTCCGGCGGCACCGCCTAGCGCTAAGTAA
- the spoVT gene encoding stage V sporulation protein T, with translation MKATGIVRRIDDLGRVVIPKEIRRTLRIREGDPLEIFVDRDGEVILKKYSPIGELGDFAKEYAESLYESTGHITLISDRDTFIALAGGSKKDYLDKQVGALLEKCMDSRKTILEADSGLYEITKDHQDALSSYVISPIISGGDPIGAVVLMNKDESVKMSQLEIKMAETAAGFLGKQMEQ, from the coding sequence ATGAAAGCTACTGGTATTGTACGACGCATTGATGACCTTGGACGGGTTGTCATTCCCAAAGAAATAAGACGGACTCTCCGCATCCGTGAGGGAGATCCGCTGGAGATTTTTGTGGACCGGGATGGCGAGGTTATACTGAAAAAGTACTCGCCGATCGGCGAGCTGGGGGACTTTGCGAAGGAGTATGCGGAATCACTGTATGAGAGTACGGGCCATATTACGCTTATTTCTGACCGCGACACCTTCATTGCACTGGCCGGAGGCTCCAAGAAGGATTATCTGGACAAGCAGGTCGGCGCTCTGCTGGAGAAATGCATGGACAGCCGCAAGACGATACTCGAAGCGGACAGCGGCTTGTACGAAATAACGAAAGATCATCAGGATGCGCTTTCTTCCTATGTGATCTCGCCCATTATTTCAGGCGGCGATCCGATTGGAGCCGTTGTCCTGATGAATAAGGACGAATCAGTGAAAATGTCGCAGTTGGAAATTAAAATGGCTGAAACGGCCGCCGGTTTTTTGGGCAAACAGATGGAGCAGTAA
- a CDS encoding putative polysaccharide biosynthesis protein, with the protein MKSQATGSKLLQGAFILSAAALLSKLIGALQKIPLQNLGGDAVFGIYNTVYPIYTLLVTVAMLGLPSAISKSVAETEAEGSPGKGRAVLLRASLVSSAAGLLLAAATYAGAPLIAGFIGSGHVVTALRTAVWGLAIVPLLAAFRGYFQGLHDMMPTAVSQLFEQSARVAVMIALLLFLSSHGANAEIIAAGAMLGSAGGALAGLAVMLLYWRRHRKALVDAAAEISAASEAAQAGPGFPFHGASSTIQRAEGRSIRKLLAYGVPVMLGTLAAPLISLVDVFTMPRLLASAGSEAQAMVQFGVYNRGLPLVQLVTMLAGSLSVLFIPALAESKFRGNLSEIESRCRLSLRWFWLLGLAAAVGLAVLAVPVNIALYGDASGSGTIRWLAFTAAGGTVAIISAALLQGLGCVRAPALHFLAAAALKAALNLLLIPQQGIAGAAIAAVAAQFLAAALNVRLLCKTAGLRLRPADWLARPALLLAGLAAAAAAAGWGGGALLGAAGVTGRTLALAQSLLGVAAGCLVFAALAVRLRLLDEDELRQLPGFGPKLARAIRKLGLFP; encoded by the coding sequence ATGAAATCACAAGCGACGGGTTCAAAACTGCTGCAGGGCGCTTTTATCCTAAGCGCCGCCGCTCTGCTGTCCAAGCTGATTGGGGCACTGCAAAAAATCCCGCTGCAAAACTTGGGCGGAGATGCCGTATTTGGCATTTACAACACGGTCTACCCGATCTATACTCTGCTCGTAACTGTTGCGATGCTTGGACTTCCGTCCGCCATATCCAAAAGTGTGGCAGAGACGGAAGCCGAGGGAAGCCCGGGCAAGGGCCGGGCGGTGCTGCTTCGGGCATCGCTTGTCAGCAGCGCGGCAGGGCTGCTCCTGGCCGCCGCGACATATGCGGGCGCGCCGCTGATTGCCGGCTTCATCGGCAGCGGCCATGTCGTCACAGCGCTGCGGACGGCCGTCTGGGGACTTGCCATTGTGCCGTTACTGGCCGCATTCCGGGGGTATTTTCAGGGGCTGCACGACATGATGCCAACCGCAGTGTCGCAGCTGTTCGAGCAATCGGCCCGGGTCGCCGTAATGATTGCACTGCTGCTCTTTCTAAGCAGCCATGGGGCAAATGCGGAGATCATTGCGGCAGGAGCAATGCTGGGATCGGCCGGCGGGGCCTTAGCCGGACTTGCCGTCATGCTGCTGTACTGGCGCCGCCACCGCAAAGCCCTTGTGGACGCGGCGGCGGAAATCTCGGCGGCGTCGGAAGCCGCGCAGGCGGGGCCTGGCTTTCCCTTTCATGGAGCCTCTTCTACGATACAAAGGGCAGAGGGCCGCAGCATACGGAAGCTGCTCGCTTACGGTGTGCCGGTCATGCTGGGGACACTTGCGGCGCCGCTGATCAGCCTGGTGGATGTCTTCACCATGCCCCGCCTGCTGGCTTCCGCCGGCAGCGAGGCACAGGCCATGGTGCAGTTCGGCGTCTACAACCGCGGCCTTCCGTTGGTCCAGCTTGTAACGATGCTAGCGGGCTCGCTCTCCGTTCTGTTCATTCCCGCCTTGGCCGAGTCCAAGTTCCGCGGGAACTTAAGCGAGATCGAGAGCCGATGCCGCCTGTCGCTGCGCTGGTTCTGGCTGCTCGGCCTCGCCGCTGCAGTCGGCCTTGCCGTACTCGCCGTGCCGGTCAACATCGCCTTGTACGGCGACGCTTCCGGCAGCGGCACGATCCGCTGGCTGGCCTTCACCGCAGCCGGCGGCACGGTCGCCATCATCTCCGCCGCGCTGCTCCAGGGCCTGGGCTGCGTGCGCGCCCCGGCGCTGCACTTCCTGGCCGCCGCTGCGCTGAAGGCGGCCCTCAACCTGCTGCTCATCCCGCAGCAGGGCATTGCCGGCGCGGCCATCGCCGCCGTCGCCGCGCAATTCCTCGCAGCCGCGCTGAACGTCCGGCTGCTCTGCAAGACCGCCGGTCTGCGGCTTCGCCCCGCAGACTGGCTGGCGCGGCCCGCGCTCCTGCTCGCGGGCCTTGCGGCCGCGGCAGCCGCCGCCGGATGGGGCGGCGGCGCTCTGCTGGGTGCGGCTGGGGTAACCGGCCGCACCCTGGCGCTGGCGCAGAGCCTGCTCGGTGTGGCCGCAGGCTGCCTCGTCTTTGCCGCGCTCGCCGTGCGGCTGCGGCTGCTGGACGAGGACGAGCTGCGCCAGCTTCCCGGATTCGGCCCGAAGCTGGCCCGGGCGATCCGGAAGCTGGGCCTGTTCCCGTAA
- the yabN gene encoding bifunctional methyltransferase/pyrophosphohydrolase YabN codes for MSAILTVVGLGSGNPDRLTLGIVNKLRTASKVYVRTKEHPVMQALEELGVDSQSFDTLYESFSSFPEVYEAITKKLLEEARLGNEDTEIVYAVPGHPMVAESAVSKLRLLCAEEGIRLDILGGESFLDEAFVRLGFDPIEGFQLLDASGITRSQLRPELHTLIGQVYDTFTASEAKLCLMELYPPEYEVTIGHALGVEGEERIVKVPLYELDRQEGYGNLSLIYIPADRSESLRNRTFDRLHEIVGILRSPGGCPWDREQTHDSLRKNLIEETYEVLETIDEDDPEHMKEELGDLLLQIMLHSQMEEELGTFTVFDVIEGLSGKLIFRHPHVFGDKDAKDAESALQNWEGMKAEEKRRKGIKPEAESALSGVPRDLPALMKAYKLQKKASKVGFDWDNTQDVLAKIAEELDELKEAINAGAPAEEQMLELGDLLFAATNAARFIEADPEEALTRTNRKFVERFQYIERRLQDKGVSPKDSSLEEMEALWQEAKVEERAKQ; via the coding sequence ATGAGCGCAATATTAACAGTAGTCGGCCTTGGCTCCGGCAATCCGGACCGGCTGACGCTTGGCATAGTGAACAAGCTGCGGACGGCTTCCAAAGTCTACGTACGCACCAAAGAGCATCCCGTGATGCAGGCTTTGGAGGAGCTCGGTGTGGATTCGCAGTCCTTCGACACGCTGTACGAGTCCTTCTCCTCTTTTCCCGAAGTCTATGAAGCGATAACCAAGAAACTGCTCGAAGAAGCGCGTTTAGGTAATGAGGATACGGAAATCGTCTACGCCGTACCCGGACACCCGATGGTTGCGGAATCCGCTGTTTCCAAGCTTCGCCTGCTCTGCGCAGAGGAGGGAATCCGCTTAGACATTCTTGGAGGAGAGAGCTTTCTTGACGAGGCATTCGTCCGCCTTGGCTTCGATCCGATCGAAGGCTTCCAATTGCTGGACGCTTCGGGGATCACGCGCTCGCAGCTTCGTCCCGAACTGCATACGCTGATTGGACAGGTGTACGACACCTTTACCGCCTCCGAGGCAAAGCTGTGCTTAATGGAGCTGTATCCGCCTGAATACGAGGTGACGATCGGCCATGCGCTCGGCGTGGAGGGTGAGGAGCGAATCGTCAAAGTGCCGCTGTATGAACTGGACCGGCAGGAGGGTTACGGTAACCTCTCGCTCATCTACATTCCGGCAGACCGCTCCGAAAGCTTACGGAACCGCACCTTTGACCGCCTGCATGAAATTGTCGGCATCCTGCGCAGTCCGGGGGGCTGTCCGTGGGACCGCGAGCAGACCCATGATTCGCTCCGCAAAAATCTGATCGAAGAAACCTACGAGGTGCTTGAAACGATTGACGAGGACGACCCCGAGCATATGAAGGAGGAGCTGGGCGACCTGCTGCTGCAAATTATGCTGCATTCCCAGATGGAGGAAGAGCTTGGCACGTTCACTGTGTTCGATGTCATTGAAGGGCTTAGCGGCAAGCTGATCTTCCGCCATCCGCATGTCTTCGGCGACAAGGACGCCAAGGATGCGGAGTCCGCGCTGCAGAACTGGGAAGGCATGAAGGCTGAAGAGAAGCGGCGCAAAGGCATTAAGCCGGAAGCGGAATCGGCGCTCAGCGGCGTTCCCCGCGATTTGCCGGCGCTCATGAAGGCGTACAAGCTGCAGAAAAAAGCGTCCAAAGTCGGCTTCGACTGGGACAATACCCAGGATGTGCTCGCCAAGATCGCCGAGGAGCTGGACGAGCTGAAGGAAGCGATTAATGCCGGTGCTCCAGCGGAGGAGCAGATGCTCGAACTCGGTGATCTGCTGTTCGCTGCGACCAACGCCGCCCGGTTTATCGAAGCCGATCCGGAGGAAGCGCTGACCCGCACCAACCGCAAATTTGTCGAACGGTTCCAGTACATCGAACGCCGTCTGCAGGACAAAGGAGTCTCCCCAAAGGACAGCAGTCTGGAGGAAATGGAAGCTTTATGGCAGGAAGCCAAGGTTGAAGAACGGGCGAAGCAGTAG
- a CDS encoding HU family DNA-binding protein has translation MNKTDLINNISEKHGLAKKDVELVLSGLLGEITEALASGDKVQLIGFGTFETRKRSGRTGRNPQTGTTIEIPESTVPAFKAGNKLKEAVN, from the coding sequence ATGAACAAAACAGACCTGATCAACAACATATCCGAGAAGCACGGATTGGCCAAAAAGGACGTGGAGCTTGTGCTGAGCGGACTTCTTGGCGAAATTACCGAGGCGCTGGCCAGCGGCGACAAAGTACAGCTGATCGGCTTCGGCACCTTCGAAACGCGCAAGCGCTCCGGACGCACCGGCCGCAATCCGCAAACGGGCACAACCATCGAAATTCCAGAATCGACTGTTCCGGCTTTCAAAGCGGGCAACAAGCTTAAAGAAGCTGTCAACTAA
- a CDS encoding RNA-binding S4 domain-containing protein gives MRLDKFLKVSRLIKRRTVAKDVSEQGRVLINGKESKPSSNVKIGDEITVQFGQKLVTVRVEKLVETTRKDEAAGMYTLLREEPIAKSNGLDW, from the coding sequence ATGCGTCTGGACAAATTTTTGAAAGTGTCCCGCCTGATCAAGCGCCGTACGGTGGCCAAGGATGTGTCCGAACAAGGCCGGGTGCTGATTAACGGGAAGGAATCGAAGCCGAGCAGCAATGTAAAAATCGGCGACGAAATTACGGTTCAATTCGGCCAGAAGCTGGTAACGGTCCGCGTGGAGAAGCTGGTCGAAACGACCCGCAAGGACGAAGCGGCCGGTATGTATACGCTGCTTCGCGAAGAGCCGATTGCCAAGAGCAATGGTCTTGATTGGTAA
- the yabP gene encoding sporulation protein YabP, with the protein MIEPGKNVKQHDLHMRSRKAVDLTGVQNVESFDSEEFKLQTELGTLVIRGTHLHIKNLSLENGLLSVEGNVHSLIYLDPGAKGNNKGLLGKLFK; encoded by the coding sequence ATGATCGAACCTGGAAAAAACGTAAAGCAGCATGATTTGCATATGCGCAGCCGTAAGGCGGTGGATTTAACGGGCGTGCAAAATGTGGAGAGCTTTGACAGCGAGGAGTTTAAGCTGCAGACAGAGCTTGGAACTTTGGTCATTCGCGGAACCCATTTACATATCAAGAACCTCAGTCTGGAAAACGGGCTGTTGTCGGTGGAGGGCAACGTCCATTCCCTGATTTATCTTGATCCGGGGGCGAAGGGGAATAATAAAGGGCTGCTCGGCAAGCTGTTCAAATGA
- the yabQ gene encoding spore cortex biosynthesis protein YabQ, with amino-acid sequence MNPAVQWITLLYMIVAGAAMGLAFDGYRVLSLKLRFPGWLNAVLDLLYWLASALIVFRLLYAGNQGQLRFYAFLGLFVGVWAYFLIFSVTVQKFVVMLIHTVEWIWKLLMKLLGILIGMPLLWLWKLAWGILRLLGRILGFMLKLLLRLTKPLWIFPVRWLSPAYHRLLRSAPFTKLANFIAARRKR; translated from the coding sequence ATGAATCCGGCCGTCCAGTGGATCACGCTGCTGTACATGATCGTGGCCGGGGCAGCAATGGGACTGGCTTTTGACGGCTACCGGGTGCTGTCGCTGAAGCTGCGGTTTCCTGGATGGCTGAACGCGGTTCTCGATCTTCTCTATTGGCTGGCGTCCGCTCTCATCGTGTTTCGTTTGCTGTACGCGGGTAACCAGGGACAGCTGCGCTTTTACGCTTTTCTTGGATTATTTGTGGGCGTGTGGGCATATTTTTTAATCTTCAGTGTCACGGTGCAGAAATTTGTGGTAATGTTAATTCATACGGTGGAATGGATATGGAAGCTGCTGATGAAGCTGCTGGGAATACTGATTGGAATGCCGCTGCTGTGGTTATGGAAGCTGGCGTGGGGAATTCTGCGTCTGCTTGGCCGTATCTTGGGCTTTATGCTGAAGCTTCTGCTTCGGCTGACCAAGCCGCTCTGGATTTTTCCCGTCAGATGGTTGTCCCCGGCCTATCATCGGCTGCTGCGCAGCGCTCCATTTACCAAACTCGCCAATTTTATTGCCGCAAGAAGAAAACGCTGA
- a CDS encoding FtsB family cell division protein, translating into MNRFSPEEKQAGGRFAAAGAKRRKLIWVALMAIFFSWAGYIFFAQSALISDKSQELARKQQSSKQVNDSVNQLKYEVSRLNDNEYIGQLARKWFNIYPKGEVPIRTEQP; encoded by the coding sequence ATGAACAGATTTTCCCCGGAAGAGAAACAGGCTGGCGGAAGGTTCGCTGCCGCGGGCGCAAAGAGAAGAAAGCTGATCTGGGTCGCCCTAATGGCGATATTCTTCAGCTGGGCGGGATATATTTTCTTCGCTCAAAGCGCCTTGATTTCGGACAAGAGTCAGGAACTGGCCCGGAAGCAGCAGAGCAGCAAGCAAGTGAATGACTCAGTGAACCAGCTGAAATACGAGGTGTCCCGTCTGAACGACAACGAGTATATCGGACAGCTCGCCCGCAAATGGTTTAACATATACCCTAAAGGCGAAGTTCCTATCCGAACAGAGCAACCCTGA
- a CDS encoding S1 domain-containing RNA-binding protein, with amino-acid sequence MAIEVGTKLEGKVTGITHFGAFVDLSGGVTGLVHISEIADNYVKDVNDHLKINDVVTVKVINVDKDGKIGLSIKQAVDKPASEVRPPRAPRPDRPSGGDRFGGGGGGGYNRERGGRPFKPAAGKPSFEDKMSRFLKDSEERISSLKKNTEGKRGGRGAKRV; translated from the coding sequence ATGGCAATTGAAGTGGGCACCAAGTTAGAGGGCAAGGTGACAGGCATTACGCATTTCGGAGCGTTTGTAGATCTGTCAGGAGGTGTCACAGGTCTCGTTCACATCTCGGAAATCGCCGATAATTACGTCAAGGATGTCAACGATCATCTGAAGATTAATGATGTGGTAACTGTTAAGGTGATCAATGTCGACAAGGACGGCAAGATCGGACTTTCCATCAAGCAGGCTGTCGACAAGCCCGCATCGGAAGTTCGTCCGCCAAGAGCGCCAAGACCGGATCGTCCAAGCGGTGGAGACCGTTTCGGCGGTGGTGGCGGCGGGGGCTACAATCGTGAACGGGGAGGGCGACCATTCAAGCCTGCAGCCGGTAAACCTTCATTTGAGGATAAAATGTCACGCTTCCTTAAAGACAGCGAAGAACGTATCTCTTCTCTCAAGAAGAATACGGAAGGCAAGCGCGGCGGCCGTGGAGCCAAACGCGTATAA